Below is a genomic region from Micropterus dolomieu isolate WLL.071019.BEF.003 ecotype Adirondacks linkage group LG08, ASM2129224v1, whole genome shotgun sequence.
TGAGAGGCACGCTGATATCAGGGCCGAGTTCCAATGTTTGCTCCACCTCTGCACTGAAAATACACAAAGGCCTGTGCTTAAAGAGGCTTTTAAAAGCCAGTGTCTCTAAAGCATTCCAGATCATTTTCTTCCCACAGACAGACGTCAGTCAGCAGTGTGCGATCAAAGCAAGTACAGGCAGAAAGGGTCTGAGCTGACAGTTAACTCTGCTTCCTTACTGCCGCTGAGCGAGGCTAGTCATTTTAATGCGGGTGCTATTTGAGGAAGCCTTTATAGAGCAGGTGTGAATGACTGGTCCCTCTTTCATTCTCCAGGCAGAAGAGCAGGTCCCTGAGGTTGACTCTGGTGATGCGCTGTCGCATAAACTGTCTGGAGCCTGTTCCACTGGAGCCTCCAGGCTGGGAGGGCCCTGGCCCTGAGCCCTGGAGCGTAAAACGGAGCAAACACAAGAAAGACATTTAGTCTTTGATTGGCAATTTTCTTTGCACATTtgaaataattcaaaataaGCACAACCCTTCTATGGTTCCAAATGGTTCCATGTCCCTCACCTCTGCACTGGTCCCCCGAACAGGAGAATCCATTTTCCGTTTTTTCCTCGGGCCGATTGCTGCCAGCGCCGTTAGATTggcctctctctgcctgatcTGAGCCAgctcctgctgctgcatctGAAATACAAGCAATAACACGCAGATTAGTCTCAGAGAAAAACTAATCATAACGCCACACAATAATACACTCACTTATCTTAGCGTATACTTACCTCTTTGGCCTTCTGTTTAAGTCTGAGCTGCTCAGGGTCCTCTTGCCGTGACCGAGACTGCAGTGAGGTAGAggacattttaatatttcaagAGGAATATGTTAAATTTATTCAattgttttattcattcacacactcaTAGCTTCTGTTCTCCTGTGACTGTTAGCAATAGGGGAAATGTATGCAATGTGTCTATGCAATTATGATTCTTCCTGTCACTGACACTATGTGTCCTTGTTTATACATTGTTACCTTGGCAGCCTTCAAGAgaatctctctctcctgctcttcctTCCTTTGCTTTTCCATCTGATCCAGCTGCTCGAAGAACTTAAGCTGGGCTCGCACATCGCTGACCTGCTCATACCGCTCTTCCTCCTGAAGGATGAATGAAGCAAGGAAGGACAGGAAGGTCAAACAGGAGGAATAAAAATGGACTAAATGGCAACAGGTCTCAATAGCTCTCAAATGAATGGAATTAACTATCACCTTGAATGTTATGTTCTTCTGCTGCGCCACTTGTGACACCTTTTCCAGCAGGTTTTGTAGTCGCTGCTGTGTAGCGTGGGAAATGTAATTGATCACGTCTGTGCCCAACTCGCTGACACCAAACTTCTTACCTGTCACAACAAGAGGAGTGTGGATAAAGGTTTAGACAGAGTGAAACCGTGTCCGCTTTAAAAGCAGGAGCGTGCTGTACATTTTCTCTGTGCATGTATCTCACCAATCTCCAGAGCTCTCCGGGTGAGCAAAGAGGTGGAGACGAAGGTCTCATCCTTACAGGAGCGAGTCACTGCGCCAACAAGCTCAGAGTTGGTTGCTAAGATACGGGCGCTCTCCTCTGACAAGTTGACTCCTGCCATGGAGGCCACATCATTGATGTCATCATCAtccctgaaagaaaaaaaaaactgatgacAAGCTACACAATTTACACCTTTTTGCCTGTGAAACTGAGATCTCTTTTTCGTTTAAGTATATGTATACAAAATCATCTCAAGGGTTTCATTTAGCTGCTGTAATCTCCTTCAACTGGAAAACtagaaaaatgtaaatagtAAGATTATTCATCATGCACCCTAATTACTGAGTCTGGCCAAACACCTACTCTTATGAAACAATCAGTGCAGCCATTTGTAAGGCTTTTATATGTAGCATTTCTAACAATGcataattaaacctcttcttcCCCATCTCGTTCGTAAGTTCGTAAAATAGCAAAATGTCCACGACAAAAAGGAGGAAACCCATACACACAGACCAATATTTACTCTTTGATTCTCACCACCCTCTGGAGAATAAGCCAGGGGTAATCAGAACCCTGCACCACCGAGCATGcaacataccaacaagtgcccAAGCCCAAGAGAAGGAGCATAAACACCTGAAGGAAGCTCTTAAAGCTTGTGGAAACCTAaactggacctttgtgaaaacagccacaagatccaggaagaacacCAACAACATGGGTGATAAGGAAAAGAAGAgtaaacgcaacaacattgtgattctacatgtgtctggagtatcagagaaactaagacagatactggtccaCACAAAAGACTGCagcgcacacccaaacacaaaaagcaatctagtgtatggtgtccaatgcagtgaggaatgcacagacctatATTTTGGGGAAACCAATTACAAAACCCattacacaaacgcatggctcaacacagaagggcccactcctcaggtcaagactcagcagtttacctACATTTGAAGGACAAGGGACACTCTTTCGATGACAgctatgtaaatattttggacagggaggacagatggttcaaaagaggagagaaggaggtcATTTACACCATAATAGAGAGACCATCTCTGAACAGGTGAGGAAGACTAagacaccacttatccccacttacaatgctgtcctttcatctcttcccaggagaGTGAACAtacactcacatttggcctcatgtgacaATGCCAACAACTGTTCAGTTGAATTGCCCTTGATTTGAACTTTCCCTGGATCACTGAATATTAGGTGTTACATAAATTGCATTCAAGGCAAAGAAACTTTATTTACATAACGCATTTCATACAGAGGGTAAATTCAAAGAAATAAATTCACTGACAAAGCAGAGGGAAATGGCGTCACCGTTGCAGTGCAGATCACTGACGTTAGGTCTGACAATACAAGTAATTTAGTCCTGCTCAACCTAGTCCACACATCCATCCGTCCAAATTGTATTGGTGGGATGTCAAAGTTAAAACTTTAAGGAGCAAGGTCCACCAAAATACAATCATTCTCAATGTGGAGGTAGCTGtggtctttttttgtttgttgtttgtaagTTTATAGTTTTCTACTATTTATCGCTCGATGTTTCATGTCATatgcacagcagcacagacagtaacaggCTATTGTCACAGACACGGACACACTACAACATCTCATGAGCATGGAAGTTCTTCACTGTGATTGAAGAAGATACAAAGCTGGGAATCTCTAATACTTGGAAGGCCAAAATAATTTGGGTGGaccgcccaggtatattaatgGCCGCGAAAGTATATTTGGcagagaaatacagagagagagacgttatCTGGTATTACGTTAGAAGACGTGGGTTGCGCACACAGTGGAGTAACCCTGTATAACATAACCCCAAAAGAACGATGAGCCTTTCTTTTGAACGAAGCCACGTCATCCGGCACCCTTCGAAGAGCCGTAATTACTGTTACTAATGTATAACATGACTAGAATgacttcggttcagctgtacatgttcagCTTTGCAACCTAGACTAGAGCAAGACatttcagagtggtaagttattacTTTGTAACAGATTGAGCTTTcatacataacattttaactgtACACTgtttctacatcacagtaacaactttatgtccattgactgcctaaCGTTTGGTAGGGTGagtgggggtgaggggaggcagtGGGTGGActtcttgtcactgtgtgtgctgcagctctttagtgtttctccaccagagtttttgagggcatgcctGACTAGATGtttggcgagcattatgacaggTGTTACATAGTGACGCAGATAGGTTACTTAAGTGAAAGCTGCACTACaaatcaagctgttttcaggtgttttctgtgggagatggtaactccctttggggtggactttggtctttttcactttgcaaaactattacaagcacaaaaagatatataatacaataaaggcaaaaagtatattatgacctctttaagtttgtagttttgtattatttattgctGTTGATATGTTGTTCACAAAAATTATTCCACACATATACAGATGAGCAGGATGACATAATAACCTGTATAtagtgtgtaagtgtgtaataagagtacaaatgttttaaatttcattatTGACCAAtctgacaattattttgttgattaatcaattgatAGTTTGGTCAATAAAAAGGTCAGAAAATAgttgaaaaagtaaaataaagatattcagtttaccttcatataaaattaaacaagcagcaaatcctcacaatttATAAACAGGACGTGGTCAATATTTGGAATTCTTACTTtaaaaactactaaaataaTTTACAGATTATCAATATacttgccaattaattttctgtcgatCAACTACTCGTTTCAGCTCTGCAATACAGGcaaataacttttaaaatctATGGTGGTAAATGCAGaaaaaagtaagtaagtttaaaagtaaatttgCATGTCTTTGCTAGCCGTTGACATCATTCCAACATCAAATATTCTAACACAAACACTTCGGTACATTCTCCATGGTGTTGTATGTAAAATATTGAAACTAGGGAACTCTAAAACTCCTAGCATGCCAACTATTTGGAAACCAGTGTTTAATAGACACTGATAATTGATCTGAACGTGTCACAAACCTGAAGGTTCCCCCTCCTGCTTCCTTCAGCTTGTTCTTCTGAGCAGGAGTGAGAGGGGCCTGACTGACTACTTGTACTCCTTTGGCCCCTGGAACCAACGTTTGCTTCACTGCTGGAATTAATAGAAACATACGAGGACAGAAGCAAATTcagattaaaaaaatgcactatTGACATCAACCTCATTTCAAATTTTGCACCTTTGTATAAGGGTAGTGTCCTGCAATTATGAGCATGACCCACAAGGTGGCAGCACTTCATTACTCTACATAGTAAATGGGTGAAAGACCAAATACAGACAGACTCAGAAGGAACTAATGTATTTCTGCGGTACCTTCTTCAGTGCATTTGTTTAGCATCCCAGTCTGTCTGAAGATGCCCACTggacacaaatacaacattcaAAGCATTTGCCTGAGTTTACATATCTACTGAAAAACAATTAACTGCATTAACCGTatggaagaaataaaagacaTGTAGTTGACTGTtgaacacacacctgtctgtagCTGACCCACAATGATGCGGCTATGAGATTGTCCTCTGAGTGTTACCATGGGAGACTGAGCCAGCGTCACCTGTGGCCTCACCATCGTCCCTTGTTGCTGGGGCACTATCTGTGCACATTTGCAGACAAAGAATGAAATACAGAATAAAAGCACAGACACGAATAGAATACAAGCTCTTACACGCAAGTTTGCAAGTTCAATGTGCATGCCAATGATTTCAGATTCAGGTAATAATTCCCACTAGCAGCAAAATTACCAGTCCAGGTTTACTGTGAGGTGTGTGAGTGAGGCTGATGACTGTGGTTTTAGGCGTTGCAGTGCTGGTGGCTGTAGTGGCGGTGGTGGAGAGAGGAGGTCGCAGCACCACAGCGGTGAGGGCCGTGGAGGCTGAGGAAGCAGGCTGAGTGCTGGGCTGAGGCAGCAGGCTCTGCTGGATGAAGGCCTCTGGGTCCGGGGTCAGCTGTCGCAATGCTGGGAGACTTCTCTGCAGGCAGAAGACAGAAAGATTGAACATATATTCAGTTTGATAAAATCACTGACTTCTTTCCACAAAGAATAGATTTGGTTATTGTCAAGTCAAAGTAGCAGCACTTAGGGAAGTACGGTGCCATTTCTAACATATGCTGTACTGGAAACTAAAATAATTGCAGAGAATTTAGTTTACGATGTACACCTAATGAGAAATTCGAAGAGCcttcttatttttttacatttccaaCTACTGCACATCTCATTGGGATAACATGACAACTACTTAGCAGCATTTCCTACTGACAAAAATAGGGCACTGATGAATatgtttttagatttatttttattatacttAAACAGATTTAATGATGTGCTAatcaaaaaagacagaaaagctaGTTCtttcacagaaagaaaagaccTGATAATAAATGTACTCTAACATCACTGTTCAAGCAAATTGCTCTATTTCTAGTACACTCTCTGCACTGTCTTTACCTGCagtttatatgtacacaattaTGTTATTAAGcaatttcagtttttgtacaaCATGTAACATGCATTTCTCAATTCTGAGTTCACTTTCTCAAAACTCTTTGCAGAGTCAGCACAACAGGAGTCAATGCAGACTAAGTTGTGGATAACTTTTCCTTGCTTTGACACGAAATGCATTCAGTGACCACATCTGTTTTCCCAGTCAAACGTAACAaccacaaaaatgtatttacactcAGTTTTGCACTTTTACATAATATTGTAATAACTTACATAAcacaaaattactgtaaaggaAGCAGTGTTCATTCTGCTATATCTAACTCTAAAAAGACATGGAAAAGATAAAAATGCATGAACCTGATTGGGAAATACAACGCTGAGCACCTTTATTAATTCCTCCTTGAGCTGTGAAAGACTTGTGCCAGGTGACGAAAAGGATCAAGTGAGGCAGAATCCagaacattttgtaattttaggGGTTGTATGCCACAATTTAGATTATAAATCAAAAATCAATCGAAGTGTAGCATTGGACTTATCTGCCAGGCCCTGCTACACGGACCTGACGTCACGTCATTTTTTACACAGTATGTCAACAAAGCATGTGAGATTAGAGTACTTCTTTTTACATTCCTGGACCGTGGCGGACAACAGCAAACGCTCAAAGGTTTGTCGTAGcttcacaaaaaaaagataacgacacagcaaaatgcagaaTTGATCAAATTGAATCAAATTGATTTCAGCTTTCAAAATCAGGATCTGTGATTCTCACAGTTTTGTCTTTCCCTACCGATTTCAAAGCTGTAAGTGATGTCTGCATCTACTGACAGCCTTGACAACAGGGATGCGAACGGAAAAAACGTTTCCAAAACATCTATGTTTGTAAACTCATTTGGGAAGAACACAGAATGCCTATTTGTATAGAGGACAACACTGCTGTCACTGGTTAATTCCCTGATTGTGTTTAAACAAAACCTGGTTCTGCAACTTCTGGTGCAGATTATCGTTAAAGTTTTTGCCCTTGTCTATCGCTACATGGTGAATGGAGGGATGGAATCCACGTCTGGGACGTGTCAAACTAGGTCTGAAACATGCAGCATCGACCATTATTTCTTTGTGTCACTGATCTCACCTTCAGGAAAGGCACAAGGTATGGCTGTGGTGAGGAGTTGAGCTCCCGGTATAACCTACTGGTGAAATCTTCCGGCTCAATCTTCCCTTCCTGttgtacaataaaaaaacagaggatggagttcagaaaacaaactgaaagaaTGACAAGAAACGTATAAAGGTTGAGACAGTAAGTTTAACACATATAAGTGTATCtcataaaattagaatatcgtgGAAAAGTTGACTTATTCCAGaattttattcaaaaagtgaaaatttcacacattttagatttgttacACATCAAGTGTATatatatttcaggccttttttgttttattcttgaTGATAATGGCTTACAgttcatggaaatcaaaaatatatAGGATAATATTAGGATATTATAATAAAGAATGTAtgatacagaaatgtcgacctgagaagagcctttaaGCTCTCATATGATtcagtacacacaaccacaatcacggggaagacttctgacttgacagttgACACCCTCCAAAAGAAGGGATGCCACAGGTCACtgctgaaagggctggctgTTAGAGTGCTGGATCAACGCATATTCATGGAATATGGACTGGAAGGTTAGAGTGTGGTAGGAAAATgtgcacaagcaacagggatgacCGCACCTATGAGAGGATGGTCAAGCAAAGCCGTTTCAAGAATTTGGGGGAGCTTCCCAAgaagtggactgaggctggagtcaatgcatcaagagccaccatgCACAGACAAGTCAAGGAAATGAGCTACAAGTGTCATCACCTGCTCCAAATCCTGGCACCACATCACTCCTGTCCTAAAACAACTACACTGGCTTCCCATTTCTCACTGGATCACATACAAAATCCTGGTCCTCACCTACAaagccattcaccacctggccCCTTCATACCTCACTGTCCTACTCTCCCCCTACCAACCTTCGCGGTCCCTGAGATCTACCTCAGCCGGTCTCCTCTACGTCCCCAAGTCCAAGCTCAGCAGTCTTGGGGAAAGAGCCTTTTCCAGGGCAGCTCCCAGGCACTGGAACTCCCTCCCCCATGAGATCCGCACCTCTGAGTCCCTCACCATTTTCCAGTCCCGCCTTAAGacccatctcttctcctctgcctatccctagctgtttattttatttatttatttatttatttgtcatgtttctttctttatctgctctgtaaagcgactttgagttcgtgaaaagcgctatacaaattcaatttattattattattattattattattattcagtgtTGCATTGCTAGTGGTAAGCCACTTCTGAACCAGACATGGTATCAGAATCgacttacctgggctaaagagaAAAAGAACTGGACAATTGCACAGTGGTCGAAGGTACTCTTTTCAGaggaaagtaaattttgcatttcattaGGAAGTccaggtcccagagtctggaggatgAGTACAGAGGCACAGAATATAAGTTGTATATGTCGAGTGTGAACTTTCTACAGGTAGTGCTGATTTGGGGTGCCaagtcatctgctggtgttggtacACTGTGTTTTATCAAGTCCAGAGTCAATGCAGCTGTGGAGATTTCACATTACTTCAAGCTTCCATCTGCTGAAAGCTatatggagatgctgatttcTTTTTCCAGCAGGACATGGCACCTGCTCACAGTGCCAAAATGACTAGTACctggtttgctgaccatggtGTTACTGTGCCAGCCAGCCAGctcacctgacctgaaccccataaagaatctatggggtattgtcaAGAAGAAAACGAGAgacaccagacccaacaatacagacgagctgaaggccgctatcaaagcaacctgggcttccataacacctcagccaTGCCACAGGCTGACTGTCTCCTTGTCACGCCACATTGATTAAGTAATTTGTGCATTCATTAGTGTATTCttgtaatattttgagatatggatttttgatttccatgagctgtgaGTTGTTATCAtctagattaaaacaaaaaagaactgaaatatttcactttatgtgtaatgaatctagaatatatggaagtttcactttttgaataaaattaaGGAAACAAACTAACTTTTCCATGATATTCTAATATtatgagatgcacctgtagatggggagagagacagaggaggagaagatgaTGGAAAAAAACACGAGGAGGCGAGAAATTTACCAGCAGGTTCTTGACCAGCTCCTTCACATTGGCTATAGACTCGGAGGACTGCTTTCCACTGGATGCCAGCTTGATCAGAGTCGACAGAAAGTTTCTACACTTTTTCACAATCTCCAGCGTCTCCtgcaagcacaaacacacaaaaaaaatatttcttctaaatacAGACATCAGACTTTTAGTTTAAATGTGAAGCAGAGCACAAACATACTGGTATAAAATGAGTAATCTGTAAAGTTAGCTTTGAAAGATTACAAAGACAAAATCATTCAAGGTTAGTACTTCTCTCTTACAGCACTGATAGCTGTTGGAGTGACAGCGGTTCCAGTGGCCCCAAGTGGCCCCACCCTCTGTGTAACTGCCGTGGCTGCAGATCCAGGCTGCACTGTGGTGGGCGTTCCTAGCGGCTGTCCCGGGGTGGTGGCAGTACCTCCAAGCATGATGGTGTTCTATAAAAGTCAGTGAATATGCATTTGACTCAGGAAAATGACATGGTCAGATGAACAGTTTAGACGTATCGGATCTCCGTGGAAATACATTCAACTTCACTAggacataataataaaaaagttttcTCTAGGCTTTATTTTTCCAGGAGCGACCGGTGCTAGGTACTGTATGTTTGCTATCACAGAACAATCATTGATGTTTATATGCTACGTATAAAAAACGAGCTCATGGGAACTTAACTATTCTTTCTTCTACCTCTAAATTAGGTATTAGACAACCAGAAAGTGAAAACCTGTTAATGAAGTTTCGAGTATTAAATGTATTAACCTTTAAGAGAAATTCCATGGCAACCTGAACAATCTCACAAGAAAGATTAACACAGCCAGCAAGGTTTTCAGAGTGAGCAAACAAATAGGCCACCCAGAgaatacacacaaaaatgaaaacaaaatgtgctgGCCTTAATGCAAAACCTCGTTATTAGGCTGAACAAGATGGCCATACAACTTATGAAATGGGTTGGGGGGCCTTTTTTTAATCAAGCATATCAGAGTAGGAAATCAATCCTAACTGGTCCAAGAGAGGTGCATTTAGCCCTACTTCAGGCAGAACTAAAAGCCTTACATTAACACTCTCACTCTAAGACTCCTACTTCTCCAGGATTTAGGAGAGCTGAAGAGCTGTTCCCAGCAGGTGGACAATGTGCATATTGTTGGGAATCCCAGCCACAGCAAATGTCTTTTGAGCGACGCCAGACCACAATGACTGAAGCAAAAATTGGAGGCTAGCTGTGTGAGCTTAGTGATGGTAGTAGTAGTTAAAAAAATGGACTTTGGAAAAAGGGGAACAGCTTGACTGGTTGGGTTTTGACAAGGTCATGAAGGCCGCACTTTATGTCAAGAGTGATGCGAGCAAGAGAGAGCAGGGGGTCATTTTTGATGTTGATGCCATTAGTGTCATCGGTCTCTCTGCACAGGAGAAGTTTTATCTGCCTGCCATACTGCTggtagggaaaaaaaaaacatattctgACACTGTGAAAACGTTTTTTTATGTTTGCGGCTGAACTGAAGCCCAAATGGATTGCTCTCAACAATGTAGCCAATCAACAGCGTGTTTCACACAGAGAAAAGGGTTTgctttagggctgcagctaacgatttttttcattatttactaATCTGCCGATTACTAATCGATTATAGAGCCAAATGATGTCTTCAAATCGCcttttttgtccaaccaacagcccaaaactaacttttataaataacaaagaatagcagcaattcctcacatttaaaaagatgaaaccagaaaatgtttcacattttgctttaaaaaatggCTGAAAttattaatcgattatcaaaatctTTGTCGATAATTTTTTTTTCGATCAACTAATCGACtgatcgactaatcgttgcagctctaatttGCCCAATAGTTACAGTGTTCAGTGTCTGCACAAACCAGATTTCCTGTCATGGAATGGAGTCTTCCAAATCAGTTAACCATTCTTTGTGATGAATGACCTGACAACTTTTAATGGCATATGGTGCTGGGTAACTTTACAACCTGCTCATGGAATTAAACACCAAAAAGGGACATTTACCTGCAGCACAGGGGGCCTCTGCAGTGTGGTGGTGGCCGTCACAGTGGTCTGGACTGTTGAACCTTGTTTAATAATGGTGGTGGGGGTAACCGGACGAGCCAACAGTGACGCTCCTGGAGCCTGCAGAACGGTCGGGGATATAAGGGGGAGGGGATATTTCACTAAAGAGTCcctgtttcttttattttctttacttaTTTTGAAGTTCCACACAGAAACTCCACACAAGCTAAATTTAATCAGTCTACTCTGAGAATGGGTCATTAACCATGCAAGCAGAGTGTGCATATGAAACCagtaacaaaaatgtaattaaatcagGCTGCATTGTAGAACTTCTACTACCTACTACTATCTACTACCGATATCGAGTatcaagtttttctttttcagttcttTTTCTGTATACCCAGTGTGGAACTGATTGGGATCATCTTTCTGTGTGCAATGTAATATGAGGTTGTAACTGCACCTCACTTCTTAACTATACGTGAAGTAATGTATGTTTATAAACCAACATTATTTTAAAGCTTgtgttaattttaataatattgttCTAAAGGAGTTTACCCAAGTGTGctgttataatataaatataacagtgAATAGGAAACAGTATTTAAAGTGCACCAATGAGATCAGGCAATTACTTGATCTGTTTAATAAGGTCATTTTCCACGTAAACACTGATCCAGTATATCAGATCTTTGCGTCACCACCTAACACGCATGAGTCATGATTTCTGTGACTTGTACCTGTAGAGAAGTAATCTGGACAGGTGGAGTGCCGGTAGGGGCTGCAGGTCGTGGTGTCATGGCGCTCTGGGACTGTGACTGGGCCTGCATCTGAGCCAAGGTCTGCTGGTGAATCATCAGCAGCTGCCCACTCTCACTGCGAACCAAAACCATGCCTACAAGAGGCAAATGTCAGCGGGGTTAACATGTCAAAAGCCAGGGCCTTTCTGTCACCAGTATATTCTATGTATGCATATAGTTTGTGCCATGAGGGTGGATTAATTACTCATATGTATGTCTATCGATGCATGGATATTACCTCAGCTGGGCAGTCTATTTTCAGAGATATCTAGCCAGTCAGCAACCCgtcaacaacaaaaatgagCAACAGACATGGGGCCataaatcaaaaacatttcaaaccacaacacaaacaacaacaaagtaaaataaataaattatttcccCTGATCCTTTATTGTGGGCAAGTGTATTACTATGCACAGGAGCCTGCTCTCTGGCTGGGATAGCTCTAAACACAGGACTCCCAACCAGAGCTCATACCCATGTATTGATATATCTGAACAACTCCTACTGACTTATGCCAACGAAAATTGGAAATTATCCCATTAATAATTGCCACTGAGggttaatttaaaataatgtcaATGCAAACCTTGGGAGAAATATCTGAGGTCAGAGACAGTCTTATAGTTAGCTTTTGCAAActgtgtaaaacacacacacacaggatagaTACTTAGAGATACACAGTAAATAGCTGTTGATATGAGAACAGTCTGCTATTGTCAGACAAACTGGTAAGAATCAATAGATTGCAACAGAATGCTTTTTTGATATATAGGAGGAATACCTTGGCTGACTTCCCTCAAGGCTTTTAATCTGGTCTGCAGTTAGAACCTTGTGCACCTGTAATCTGTTATTTGTGGCCTCAAAAGACAATCGATTCTGTGTCATCTCTGCTTACTACAATGTCTCAAACCATTTCTTGCTTACTCACACAAGACCAGCTAAGAATCttgtacaaataaaacaaaggtgCATTTGTGTTTGATAGTGTC
It encodes:
- the LOC123974885 gene encoding transcription initiation factor TFIID subunit 4-like isoform X2 — its product is MAAGSDLLDDVFFNTEVDEKVVSDLVGSLESELTEAGRVNTTARVQSAANHTGNLAEGSNSNVQGSKIGLSQQELAKAGTGVQGGVINSTGSHGSSMDGAAGTTSAAGPSLTAAQSQSKPGTVSGVVTIVSDATSGVGKPGTTGVQTLNGSAVVMNCHIPGVASADGSNNSQPAVTHVNNGPVSVSKAGAAVSSAAPCTIIRTSSAVISSQPSVKTVPTVTLVRPPMQSPTNASQSNLTAVLTSPAVSVSSTADSHVNKFDSTKTIIQTSGHVVATTVATGTTATMRSPTVLQNLRTSVPSAIAATPAGGIRAIAPQVLAPRLTQPQQNAPNIQNIQLPPGMVLVRSESGQLLMIHQQTLAQMQAQSQSQSAMTPRPAAPTGTPPVQITSLQAPGASLLARPVTPTTIIKQGSTVQTTVTATTTLQRPPVLQNTIMLGGTATTPGQPLGTPTTVQPGSAATAVTQRVGPLGATGTAVTPTAISAETLEIVKKCRNFLSTLIKLASSGKQSSESIANVKELVKNLLEGKIEPEDFTSRLYRELNSSPQPYLVPFLKRSLPALRQLTPDPEAFIQQSLLPQPSTQPASSASTALTAVVLRPPLSTTATTATSTATPKTTVISLTHTPHSKPGLIVPQQQGTMVRPQVTLAQSPMVTLRGQSHSRIIVGQLQTVKQTLVPGAKGVQVVSQAPLTPAQKNKLKEAGGGTFRDDDDINDVASMAGVNLSEESARILATNSELVGAVTRSCKDETFVSTSLLTRRALEIGKKFGVSELGTDVINYISHATQQRLQNLLEKVSQVAQQKNITFKEEERYEQVSDVRAQLKFFEQLDQMEKQRKEEQEREILLKAAKSRSRQEDPEQLRLKQKAKEMQQQELAQIRQREANLTALAAIGPRKKRKMDSPVRGTSAEGSGPGPSQPGGSSGTGSRQFMRQRITRVNLRDLLFCLENERGTSHSHLLYKGFLK
- the LOC123974885 gene encoding transcription initiation factor TFIID subunit 4-like isoform X1; this translates as MAAGSDLLDDVFFNTEVDEKVVSDLVGSLESELTEAGRVNTTARVQSAANHTGNLAEGSNSNVQGSKIGLSQQELAKAGTGVQGGVINSTGSHGSSMDGAAGTTSAAGPSLTAAQSQSKPGTVSGVVTIVSDATSGVGKPGTTGVQTLNGSAVVMNCHIPGVASADGSNNSQPAVTHVNNGPVSVSKAGAAVSSAAPCTIIRTSSAVISSQPSVKTVPTVTLVRPPMQSPTNASQSNLTAVLTSPAVSVSSTADSHVNKFDSTKTIIQTSGHVVATTVATGTTATMRSPTVLQNLRTSVPSAIAATPAGGIRAIAPQVLAPRLTQPQQNAPNIQNIQLPPGMVLVRSESGQLLMIHQQTLAQMQAQSQSQSAMTPRPAAPTGTPPVQITSLQAPGASLLARPVTPTTIIKQGSTVQTTVTATTTLQRPPVLQNTIMLGGTATTPGQPLGTPTTVQPGSAATAVTQRVGPLGATGTAVTPTAISAETLEIVKKCRNFLSTLIKLASSGKQSSESIANVKELVKNLLEGKIEPEDFTSRLYRELNSSPQPYLVPFLKRSLPALRQLTPDPEAFIQQSLLPQPSTQPASSASTALTAVVLRPPLSTTATTATSTATPKTTVISLTHTPHSKPGLIVPQQQGTMVRPQVTLAQSPMVTLRGQSHSRIIVGQLQTAVKQTLVPGAKGVQVVSQAPLTPAQKNKLKEAGGGTFRDDDDINDVASMAGVNLSEESARILATNSELVGAVTRSCKDETFVSTSLLTRRALEIGKKFGVSELGTDVINYISHATQQRLQNLLEKVSQVAQQKNITFKEEERYEQVSDVRAQLKFFEQLDQMEKQRKEEQEREILLKAAKSRSRQEDPEQLRLKQKAKEMQQQELAQIRQREANLTALAAIGPRKKRKMDSPVRGTSAEGSGPGPSQPGGSSGTGSRQFMRQRITRVNLRDLLFCLENERGTSHSHLLYKGFLK